The genomic region TTGGCCATGGAAGCGTACTTGGTGATGACGCCGTGCTGGTTCAGTCCAGGCAGCAGAAGCAGGAAGCTCActagagaaaaaacaaaaaaaacatgcaggtgTCAGAAGCCTAGCTGAGCTGGTTTGAGACAGGGTTAACATAACATCTTTAACACATTTTGCAGACAATCCAAGCATAAGTTTTTATTCAAGTAGTATAGGGTCATCCTGGACATTTTTTTTGGgttgatttttttatgtcaaGTTTTAAGCtacaattaaaaaatagaaaGTAACATAGtaaaatatacagtatctcaGAGAAGGTAGTATGTGATGACAGGGGTCATAGGTATATCATGCACTATACCAATGTAGTTCAAAACTCTAAAAGCCCTTTACAAACATGCACTGCACTGTCTGAGAATGCTGATGTCTGAATCAGGTGATTTGGACATTAAATGGACTTTACCCTGCCAGCTCCCTACTACAAAGTTTGCGTAATGTCCTATTGAGACCATGTGTGAACAGAGCAGATAATTGCCTGGAGAATTCACTGTGAACAAGTGGGCGTGCTGATGACATTTCTACCGTGAGGCTTCCACCACACCAGACGAAAACACTTGAGGCTACAGATGAAGGGTCATTTACACAAAGACATTAATGAAATGTCTGACTGAAGAGATGAGATTCAGGAACTTCTATCAGTAAAGACCAAAGCCAAAATCATCAGACAAATTAAGAGAACGGCAAGAAACTCTTGTTTATGACCGAATTACCAACTGGCTACAGAACTGCAGTGTAGTCCGTGACATGTCCCGCCTCCTGTACACTCCGGACGTGATTCTCCAGACATTGTACAGAGTTTGAGAAAACGGCTTAATAATGTTCAAGTATTGTATATAAAGTTGCTAAATAGAGTTATCTGTCAGCCTAGTCTTTTCCCCCCAAACCATAGTTCTTCACCCACTGAAGTGTTGATTATGTCATAGACAGTGTTTACCTTTTCATATTGTTAAAACTTTTGCCCCAAAATAATTACACTAACAGTTAAAGATCTGTTGGGATTGAAGAAGTTTATGTAATGCCTTAGATACCTTCAAAATAATTATTCGATAGTCTGGTTTTAATAATGTAAGTTAAGTCTCAAACATAAATACCTTCTGCAAAAAGCTCAGCACTCTTTAAAATGGCACTAAAATGTTAACCAAAATGCTTCCAATATGCATTACAAACTGGAATAGTTATTTTTAGTAGCTCTAGAGATAACAGGACCTGTGGGATCCCTGATTTGCTGCCTTCAAGAGAAACTTGAGTTCTTTTTGACAGGAAGAAGCTCAGCACATGAAACATCTGAtttcaaaacactgcagctaGGCAACTGAAATAAACAGATGCCACACCATTAACATAACACTCTGATTTCTTATCAAAAGGATGTTTTCTACATTCCAGCAGCACTGAGGAACAAAATAGTAGACAAGTCGATAGCTCTTCAACCAGTTAACGAACAAAAGTTTTGGACTGTGTGATTAAGGGCCTGTTTCCTCatggcattttttttccccagcaaGCGCTTAATCCCATTGCTTCATAAAAGAAGAGCTGGCAGCAATTTCTAATGACATGCTGCCCGTGGGTTTTGCCTATCAAAGGAAGCAGCAGTGCCATCACCGGCACCTTTCTGAAAacttcagagattttcaacttaAAGCACTCAGAGCAGCCACACAAAAAAGGTGGAGCGctctgggggaaaaaacaaacaaactaggCACAAGGCTTTTTCCTCTAGGCAGGCACATGCAGCCACATACGCTTGCTCCTCATTGagaacaattgaaaaaagatgctgagaaaaaaaaaagctatgtaGACAAAGGCCCTACATCCTAGAAACATGAAAGCAGCTTATGAACTGAATGAAACTCAGGAGTAGAGTTGGGTCAATTTCCTGTTTTGCTGGTCTGGTCCTGTGTACGGGCTTAAACTGGTTTAAAATTTGTGCTGGCTGAACCGGTGTTTGTCATTATAACAtgtggcaaattaaaaagtaatttacaTCAGCAACCTATGCTGATGGCATTGCACTGCTAAATCCAACTACTATTGCACTAGTCATTATAAAACGCAATATAACAAGGTGATGAACAtattatgtatgttttttttaaagatatttttttgggcattttgcctttaattgataggacaatTAAGTgtgaaaaggggagagagagagagaggggatgacatgcagcaaagggtcacaggctggacttgaacccgggccattgcagcaacagccttgtacatggggcacctgctctatccactaggCCACCGACACCCCATATTATGTATGTTTATAAAAAGGGACTGACAGGGATGGCCAGCAGCTCAGTAGGTAGGGtgggcgccccatgtacaaaggcgatgtccttgccacagcggcTGCGCGTTTGATTCCAAACcttggccctttgctgcatgtcatcccctctctctttctcccccttccATGCTTTAAACTGTCCCATCCTTAACCCAAACGACAAAAAAGCCCCcataaaataatctttaaaataaGGCACTAACGGAGACAAAAGTGTCTCATAGGCTGTGAGACGGAACcggcaacatgaaggagatgaAGGATACGTCTCCAGTCTAATTAAGCGCATAGCTGATATTTACGTGGTTTGTTCACATGATGTAAGCTCAAATGTTACACAATGCAACATTACAACAGACACTAATTTGCGGTTAGGACACtgtgtcattatgttccactcaGGAGCATCTGCCGAGTCAAGTGTGTAAAATTCGGTGCTCAGTCCAGCTCTTAATATCAAACCggtttgaacatttttacaatGGCCCAACCCAACTCAAGTGCAACTTGATCCGAGATTAGATAAAGAATTCTTTGTGTTTCAGAGTCATGCACCCCCTGAAGTCATTTCTGGTCCATGGCTTAACCTAAGATGAATGCCTGACATGTCTCAGCTCTTGGAAGTAATGACTGGCTCCCACACTGCCGGCAGACCTGCTGATTCACCAACTGTCACTTTCCCTGAGGCACCGCTGTGCAGCTGAACGCTAACAGGAGCGTTGGTCCTGAGAGATGACTTCGTTTTTGCAGTAAAAACGTGCCATTGTAATCAATAAGAAAATGACGTCACTAATTTGATACTACCGTTACTGTAAATGTCTTCATTACTGCTGCTTCTGAGTCATAGCGCCAGGAAGCCTGGTAATCATAAGCTTCTCCTCTCAAATCAGTGGATTTGATTTCTCATTAACTTCCAACACAGAGTGTGTAGCTCTGTAAGATGTGGACTTTAAATATAAAACcatgcattttttaatttacatttgtgaaagaaatgtTATCCCTGATCCCTGTTTACTTCTCAAATGTTCACTAGTTATGTTGGAATTTATTTAGATTCAAAGCCATGCCTCAAAGCTCTACCTAAACCAATGCTACACTGCATGAACACCTTTAATGCATCCGCTTTAAAATCATGCATGTGAAATGAGCTCATTGTCATTTCACCCCAAATATCTATAATAATGCTAATCCAGAAAACAGGAGAATCAAAAAAAAAGGAGTTGTTTGAACAATGCAATGACTGCATGTACTCACCAATCAGATAGGTGAGGAACAGGTTGTGCACCTGCTGTCCAATCCAGGCCACTGCCAGCAAGCTGCTAATCACTGAGGCAAAGTACTGTAGAGAGCAGGGAGGTCACATTACAGTCAACCAACAACGGTGCAGctactcaaacacacaaactgcatcCTGACTGCACACGAAGCATCATTTGATGAGTTTAAAGAATGATTCCTCAGATGTACTGCAACATAAAATCCATTTATTTCAGCAGAACATGCACTGTCATTTTGAAGAAAGCTACAAAGCTCACTGAATTAAAGAATGTGCTTTAACGGTGTATCTAATGGTGTTAACGCATGCTTTGAAAAAACACGGTTATCACAGCCTGTAACCCAGTTTCAGGTCTGCTAAGTGGAGCAGCAAAGCCAAGTCAGCTGAGGATATTTTTATCTGGAGTACAGAGAAAGATCACCATTGTGACAAATAGATCGGAAGACTCCATTTGCTGCAGTCAGTGCAGAACTGCAGACAGCTCTCAGGCTGATGTCTACAGTATGTAGTGGCCAACTTTTAGTGACATATTCAGTTTCTTTGTGGGTAGGAGAGAGTCTGGTTAAAATTTTACAATGTAATTTACCATTTTGGGCTTCTCCTCTTTGAGGGCGCAGAGACGCTTCCACCAGCCCACCATCCGACGCTGGGTCTTCACCAGGTTGCCGCAGATCTCATGgaaacgctgctgctgctcggtGGTCCTGTGAACAAGGACAGGTTCAGGACAAAGATGTGATTAAGAGCACAAAACTAACTGCATCCTAGCAGAAGAGCTTTCCGTTTAGTTAAAGCAGAGGCCAAAAGAATGTTGTGATAGACAATCAGACACCAACAACAGCTATTAATGTGGTCATCAAGAGGAAGTCAACAAGCTCAGTATGTTATCAGTAAGTAGTAAGCTATCAATAAGCTATCCTTACTTGTAAATAGCTCTTTAATAGAGACTCTTTATGTTCCCACCTTCATGAAGACTGTAGAGTGGGTTGTTGCCTGAACTTTGAcatgatcaaataaaaacaatcctAGGATTATTCAGATTATTCACCATGTGTAATCACCCTTAGATAACCAAAAATtaaatctgcaactattttgcTAGTCAATTTCTCtattacatattttttaagcaaaaccACTTGTTCAGACTCCTCAAATGTGAGTATTTGTAGTCTTATATCAAACTGCTTATTTTGGGGTTTTAGCCAGCAGACTGGACAAAACGTCTTATCTGGAGACGCCCATTTGGGCTCTAGATAACTGGTGGGCATTTTCCCAACATTTCACTAGATACAAAGACCTGACTGATCCACTAGTCAGATGGGCAGAAAACATGTAACAGGACTGTAAGACTGCAGGGATTAAACAAGGACAAGGGCGAGAGAAGGGCCTGACTGGACGAGGGAAGGAGGGCAGCTGGGCAAAGTGGCCTTTATTTTCTGCTTAGCAATCGTCCCCTATTTCCGTCCTTGTTGTCAGGAAGCCAAACAGGGACCGTGACCAGACTTTGATAGCTTCGTTTAACCAGCCCTCATAGACAGACTCCTGCTATCTGGCTGACTCTGCTGCCTTGTGAAGCTGCAGGCTCAGCAGCAGCCTGAGCTACACAGCATGTTCTCAAAGAATCTTGATCAAACACTGCAGATCAATATCTAGAAACACAAAGCTGCCTTTTAAACCCCAGCACATGAGTTAGTACTACCGATCCCGAGTTAATGTCGGTCATAACTACACCCCGACAAAAAGGTTATTGCTTTCAACCTACTCAGAAACCACTGAATGCAAAGCATAGCATGTTAAACACCCTGAAAACTCTTCACATAACCATTTCTCTAAGTACTAATATGACCCGACATGTCTGCTGCCTCTGCCTGTGGAATGTGCAGCAGTGCAAAAGGGTGCAGGTCATGCTCTGCTGATGCAGGGTTATATATTGAGAGACTGAAAGCCTCTGGTGGAGGACACATGTCCAACACGCTGTGCCAAATGAAGGCCGTTACTCTATCCTGCCCTGGGTGTCCTGTTCTCACCATCAAATACACACAGCTGAGTGAAGGGGCTGTTCGGCAAGCACTGTGTAGTGTCAGAGCTCCATGAAATGGTTGAACACCCTGCAGGACAGGTCTTGGGTGACAACATTCGGGCGGTCAGATATGGCAAAAGGATGTTTGCCACAAAGACAGAACTCCCCGTTTCCTCCAAAGTGATACTGGAATGGTTCTTTGGCTCAGATTAGACCAAGAATATCTCGAACTGATGATTTGGTTCTAACTTAATTCTGCTTTTCATTGGCTTTGGCCCAAGCAACGAACAAGACAGCACACAAAGCCCTGAGTTTTAGCCTGGGCTTAATTTACAGCATTTGCTGTCTAATGTAAAACTACATAATTGTCCTCTAAATACTCCCTTTATAGTTTGCTCTTGTTGATTTTCACACCATTTTCCAATTCATGCAGTGAATGTGTGGATACAGACCCATACTAACCCATATTAAATACAAGGTAAGCCAGGTAAATTCACTGAGTCCTCAGGAATACACATCAATAAATTTCAATGTTAATCCATTATTTCACAGGCTAGTCGGTAGTTTTTTGTTCTACAAACCACCAAGATTTGATTAGATTTAGCGACTGGAATACAGACAAATAAGTTTTTGTGACAATGTGCCTTTGCACTAACATGATTTATGGCCTTTTACGTCAGATTTATTCAACAGTGGACACCTTAGAGAACATTGAAAATTGGAAGCAAATAATGACATTTGTACATTTGTCCAATCAGGTGTAGGTGTGAAGGTTCATGTTGAGTGCAGTACAGAAAATGCCTTTACTGGCACAAAGCCCTTACACAAAACATGGGGAAAATGACTTtcaaagccaaacgtatttttatagattcaaaataaatatgattttatgGTCTAAGGAAAATCCATTTAATGTTTTCCCCCATCAATGTAACTGTCATCTCCATGCTCTCACCACTTATTGGAGCCGAAGACTCTGGGTGCGAGGGTAGGCACCAGGTAGTCTGCTAGGCAGAGCAGCATGACAGCGCAGGAGAGCCCAGTCAGCACTGATGGGTCCAGGTAGTAAATTAGGCTGCagaaggagaaagacagagcagTTAGTCATGATTAAGAACTAGTTTCATTCCAAGTACTCACAATGCAActgcactgaacaaaaatataggcagcacttttgttttgagtttttcaaagtggCCTTTGATTGTGACCAGCCAAAGGCAAACCTGGGTACTAATCATGCCGTTTAAttagcatcttgatatgccacacctatCAGGTGGAGGAATTATCTTGAAGAAGGAGAGGGGCTCACtgacacagattttaacaaatttgcaaccaaaatgagagagaaattagtctttaatgtgtgtgtaagcaAAGTCTTAGATCTTAATTTAAACTTGGGggaaaaagagcaaaaacagcattgttgcatttatattttgttcTCTGCAAGAGCATTTTGTATCATCCATGCAGAAATAAAGTCTGTTATTCACATTCCCATCTCCTTGTTTTATAATGGTTTCAGAGTAACTTCTTGTTGTGATTAAGACATTCCTGCACGTTTGCTGGAGCTGTTATGTGAAAAAATACCTGTGTAGAGACTGCAAAAGGCCCTGTAAAAAGACTAACTGGGAACAAAAAATTGAAAGGGAGGGTGTGTTCATACTGTAACATAAAAAAGGAATGCACAGCGTTAACAAAAATGCACTCAGTAACCTAACAGGAAACAGTCCCTTAGTGTTCTGGCCTGGATTCTTCCCCTGCAACATTATTCAAAAATTCCTCTGACAAACAAAAGAATGTTCCAATTTAAGCTCATTTAACAAAATCTAATCTGGTATAATCTACATTGTTTCCTTCTTCAGGCATTGCCTTTCACAAATGTGGTAAAGCTTAACATAAACTTTTGAACCAATGTGTTTGGGACACTCATCCACCTGTGAATTAGATTCTGAACCAGAGCAACTCAGATAGCGTAGATACTTCTCATTACAGATATGTCCTTCTGCCAAGCTCGAGGAAATGTGTGCAATGCCAACTACATGCCCAGCTGTGTGTGACCCTGTGAGACAGCACGCGGCAAAATGGACTCACAGGAAGAGCACTGTGGTAGCACCCAACAGGGCTCCAGGGAACCAAGGTTTCTCCCAGCGCAGGACACGATCCCCAGCCAGGATCACTTCACCCCAgccctgcagctgctcctccagCTGGGCCGTTTCCTGAGCCTGAACACAAAAttatacacatttaaaaaaaaaacctaacaaCCACTACTAATCCGACTACTCTCAACGCATGATAACCACATGTCCATACTATGTGCATGTTTTCAGAGTGAATGGGGATATAGCTGCTGAAGTCGAGGAAATTTGTTTTTTCTGGGCCATGCCACTTGAGCCTGAGGGTAAAATCAATCTTCCTCAATATTCACTCTATTTAAGCTGAATCATATCTGTAATTCGAAGCAGGATTTAAAGCCCCTACATCGAATTGGATTTAACTATGATAATTGTTTTATTCTGCTATATTTCTACCTATGTGGGGTTATTTTAGTTGTAGTTGTTATTAACAAATTTATTCTGAGTGTAAGAACAACAATTTATCTAAGTCCCAAGTCGAGGGCGTGGATGCCTTTGGCGATAAGCTCGGCAATGATAACTGCGTTTCCTACTGTATATATGACTGTGCACTACATCACCGCGGAAGGAAAGAGGAAATAAGCAGAGctaaacacacatttatcaAGATACGTCGAGTAGAAATGTCGCAACTCGATTTAAGGCTATAAATTAGCCTTAACCTTAACGCTCGCGTGCAATGCTAGAAAGGGAAGCGTCCCTGCTGAAGCTAACGTCAACTGGGTAACGTTAAGGCGTATTAAACCAtcagctagctagctggctagcttgTCGGCTAGCTGACATTAGCTGCGGCGGCACTTTAACGGATAGTCGGATAAGCCACAAAAGCTAACTCGCTGGTTAGGTTGCTTGCTACTTGGCGGTGCAAAGTTCACGATAATCAAACACATCTACAAAACA from Epinephelus moara isolate mb chromosome 18, YSFRI_EMoa_1.0, whole genome shotgun sequence harbors:
- the arl6ip1 gene encoding ADP-ribosylation factor-like protein 6-interacting protein 1 — its product is MAEGDNKSANMLAQETAQLEEQLQGWGEVILAGDRVLRWEKPWFPGALLGATTVLFLLIYYLDPSVLTGLSCAVMLLCLADYLVPTLAPRVFGSNKWTTEQQQRFHEICGNLVKTQRRMVGWWKRLCALKEEKPKMYFASVISSLLAVAWIGQQVHNLFLTYLIVSFLLLLPGLNQHGVITKYASMAKREINKLLKQKEKKNE